One region of bacterium genomic DNA includes:
- a CDS encoding TIM-barrel domain-containing protein — AHAFFVVAHQKNIYDGLLSAGEKEVVTICRNSWAGSQRYGASPAAHDIMSSFEHLETYMKAGLNLAMSGIPWGASEIGGFITPDNQTDRFHELMVRWYQYGVFTPVFRTHGCRPNNEAWTIGGDTYPHIWAAMMLRERLRPYIMEQMILASEKGTPPMRPLFFDFAHDPTATDVEDEFLFGPDLLVAPILTYKTRRRSVYLPAGVEWTNAWTDTRHQGGTIISAEAPIEHIPGFVRGNNDRLMGLFKGLHTE; from the coding sequence GCGCACGCCTTTTTCGTGGTGGCTCACCAGAAGAACATCTACGACGGCCTGCTGTCCGCGGGCGAGAAGGAAGTCGTAACCATCTGCCGCAATTCCTGGGCGGGCTCGCAGCGCTACGGGGCATCACCGGCCGCCCACGACATCATGTCGTCCTTCGAACACTTGGAAACCTACATGAAAGCGGGACTCAATCTCGCCATGAGCGGCATTCCGTGGGGCGCGAGCGAAATCGGTGGTTTTATCACGCCCGACAATCAGACCGACCGCTTCCACGAACTGATGGTGCGTTGGTACCAATATGGCGTTTTCACCCCTGTCTTCCGAACCCACGGATGCCGTCCGAACAACGAGGCATGGACTATCGGAGGCGACACATACCCGCACATCTGGGCGGCCATGATGCTCCGGGAGCGACTACGTCCCTACATCATGGAGCAGATGATACTGGCGTCGGAAAAGGGAACGCCGCCCATGCGGCCCTTGTTTTTCGACTTTGCGCACGATCCAACAGCAACCGACGTGGAGGATGAATTCCTGTTCGGACCTGATCTCCTCGTCGCCCCGATTCTCACCTACAAGACCAGGCGCCGGAGTGTCTATCTGCCTGCCGGGGTCGAATGGACAAACGCCTGGACCGACACACGACATCAGGGCGGAACGATTATCAGTGCGGAGGCCCCGATCGAACACATTCCGGGGTTCGTGCGCGGCAATAACGACCGGCTGATGGGACTCTTCAAAGGATTGCACACAGAGTAG